In Nonomuraea muscovyensis, one genomic interval encodes:
- a CDS encoding DUF6986 family protein produces MRVTVGDVPPAGFEEAYRAQRARWPGGAAAWQPVHTVYVPADRFSAATVADWGGEALALAEAHLAGPDEVAEVFGLTGGVAGGVAQGVTEELAPGVRERVLRKLAREPVEDLRIDFEDGYGVRSAAEEDAHVEAAAEAVAAMRAAGTLPRRWGPRVKSFADGDAGRAVRTLDGFVTEVVARAGELPPGFVVTFPKVLMAGYLGQFAAVLDRLEARLGVAGLRFEMQVEAPQTLGFLRGDLAESLGGRLSAAHFGVFDYTAAIGLPPHEQRLDHPACDHARHVMQVAFAGTGVELSDGSLAASPASGSAADVRALWARHAELVRHSLRHGFHQGWDMHPSHLVSRFATVYAFHLATYDGYRDRVRAWEERRAAGGGVMDEPATVRTLAAALRRADAALG; encoded by the coding sequence ATGCGTGTGACCGTGGGGGACGTTCCGCCTGCCGGGTTCGAGGAGGCGTACCGGGCGCAGCGGGCGCGCTGGCCCGGCGGGGCCGCGGCCTGGCAGCCGGTGCACACCGTGTACGTGCCCGCCGACCGGTTCTCCGCCGCCACCGTCGCCGACTGGGGCGGTGAGGCGCTGGCCCTGGCCGAGGCGCACCTGGCCGGTCCCGACGAGGTGGCCGAGGTCTTCGGCCTCACGGGAGGGGTCGCGGGAGGGGTCGCGCAAGGAGTCACGGAGGAGCTCGCGCCGGGCGTGCGCGAACGGGTGCTGCGCAAGCTCGCCCGCGAGCCCGTCGAGGACCTGCGGATCGACTTCGAGGACGGCTACGGCGTGCGGTCCGCCGCCGAGGAGGACGCGCACGTGGAGGCGGCGGCGGAGGCGGTGGCCGCGATGCGGGCCGCCGGGACGCTGCCGCGGCGGTGGGGGCCGCGGGTCAAGTCGTTCGCCGACGGCGACGCGGGGCGGGCGGTGCGGACGCTCGACGGGTTCGTCACGGAGGTGGTGGCGCGGGCCGGCGAGCTGCCGCCGGGCTTCGTGGTGACGTTCCCGAAGGTGCTGATGGCCGGCTACCTGGGGCAGTTCGCGGCGGTCCTCGACCGGCTGGAGGCGCGGCTCGGCGTGGCGGGGCTGCGGTTCGAGATGCAGGTGGAGGCGCCGCAGACGCTGGGGTTCCTGCGCGGCGACCTGGCGGAGTCGCTCGGCGGGCGGCTGTCGGCCGCGCACTTCGGGGTGTTCGACTACACGGCGGCGATCGGGCTGCCGCCGCACGAGCAGCGGCTCGACCATCCGGCCTGCGACCACGCCCGGCACGTGATGCAGGTGGCGTTCGCGGGCACCGGTGTGGAGCTGTCGGACGGGTCGCTGGCCGCGTCGCCGGCCTCCGGCTCGGCCGCCGACGTGCGGGCCCTGTGGGCCCGGCACGCGGAGCTGGTCAGGCACTCGCTGCGGCACGGCTTCCACCAGGGGTGGGACATGCACCCGTCGCACCTGGTGAGCCGCTTCGCCACCGTCTACGCCTTCCACCTGGCCACCTACGACGGCTACCGCGACCGGGTGCGGGCGTGGGAGGAGCGGCGGGCGGCCGGGGGCGGCGTCATGGACGAGCCGGCCACGGTCAGGACCCTGGCGGCCGCGCTGCGCCGCGCCGACGCCGCCTTGGGCTGA
- a CDS encoding flavin reductase family protein translates to MSTHAARLIAPDGCAGRPTPHQRKALHGAAMPNGQPPESANGHLDSRRFRQVLGRFATGVVAITALDPVSGEPCGLAANSFTSVSLDPPLVAFCVAHTSTSWPRVRGAKALTVNVLAEHQQPVCTQLATRGGDKFAGVGWTGSPGGNPVLDGALAWMDCAVEAEHPAGDHVIVVARVLQLDTHADGGPLVFFRGGYGGFR, encoded by the coding sequence ATGAGCACACACGCTGCCCGGCTGATCGCGCCGGACGGCTGTGCGGGCCGCCCGACGCCCCACCAGCGCAAAGCCCTCCACGGAGCCGCCATGCCCAACGGCCAACCCCCCGAGAGCGCGAACGGCCATCTCGACAGCCGGCGCTTCAGGCAGGTGCTCGGGAGGTTCGCCACCGGAGTGGTGGCGATCACCGCGCTCGACCCGGTGAGCGGCGAGCCGTGCGGCCTGGCCGCCAACTCCTTCACCTCCGTCTCCCTGGACCCGCCGCTGGTGGCGTTCTGCGTGGCGCACACCAGCACGAGCTGGCCGCGGGTGCGCGGCGCCAAGGCGCTGACCGTGAACGTCCTGGCCGAGCACCAGCAGCCGGTGTGCACGCAGCTCGCGACGCGGGGCGGCGACAAGTTCGCCGGGGTGGGCTGGACCGGCTCGCCCGGCGGCAACCCGGTGCTGGACGGGGCACTGGCCTGGATGGACTGCGCCGTCGAGGCCGAGCATCCCGCAGGCGACCACGTGATCGTGGTCGCGCGGGTGCTCCAGCTCGACACGCACGCCGACGGCGGGCCGCTGGTGTTCTTCCGGGGCGGCTACGGGGGCTTCCGTTGA
- a CDS encoding GntR family transcriptional regulator — MLYQQVASELRKAIYSGELGPGAQLPTEAQLMEDHGVSRNTVRLALGELVNEGLVTRTPRRGTVVRDRRPLLIYPQRELEPQPTEELREAFAFAVAQEGREPSQLIEVLTVTPVEEIASRLELSEGELAVVRRRLRFVDGQPYNTNDSYFPRDLVANSEIARPGDIARGANRVLEELGHEQVRVVDDIWARMPNQEEAERLQLELGTPVVVYVRVGYDRADMPVRVAVSVLPADKHLIRYELDRR, encoded by the coding sequence GTGCTGTATCAGCAGGTGGCTTCGGAACTGCGGAAGGCCATCTACTCCGGTGAGCTCGGTCCCGGAGCGCAGCTGCCGACCGAGGCTCAGCTCATGGAAGACCATGGCGTGAGCCGCAACACCGTCCGGCTGGCCCTGGGTGAGCTGGTCAACGAGGGGCTGGTGACGCGCACCCCCCGTCGCGGCACGGTGGTCCGGGACCGGCGGCCGCTGCTCATCTACCCGCAACGCGAGCTGGAGCCGCAGCCGACGGAAGAGCTGCGTGAGGCGTTCGCCTTCGCGGTGGCCCAGGAGGGCCGCGAGCCGAGCCAGCTCATCGAGGTGCTGACCGTCACGCCGGTCGAGGAGATCGCGAGCCGGCTGGAGCTGTCCGAGGGTGAGCTCGCCGTGGTGCGGCGGCGGCTTCGCTTCGTGGACGGCCAGCCGTACAACACCAACGACTCGTACTTCCCGCGCGATTTGGTGGCCAACTCGGAAATCGCCAGGCCAGGCGACATCGCGCGCGGTGCGAACCGGGTTCTGGAGGAGCTCGGGCACGAACAAGTTCGGGTAGTTGATGACATTTGGGCGCGAATGCCCAACCAAGAGGAAGCTGAGCGGCTTCAATTGGAACTCGGCACGCCTGTTGTCGTGTATGTCCGAGTTGGTTACGACAGGGCTGATATGCCGGTGCGCGTCGCGGTGTCGGTGCTCCCCGCGGACAAGCACTTGATCAGATACGAGCTCGACCGCCGCTGA
- a CDS encoding Zn-ribbon domain-containing OB-fold protein — translation MPDPSPGAWTPDRDSAPWWERAGRGEFAVQRCDACGTPRLPARAFCPACRTEGWHWEAAEPVGTVESWIVNRRAFAPGMAVPYVVVMVRPDAVPGCLLHGSWHAAREPVGGERVRGVFVPVRDGPALIGWEPVVR, via the coding sequence ATGCCCGACCCGTCTCCCGGAGCCTGGACGCCCGACCGCGACTCGGCCCCGTGGTGGGAGCGGGCCGGGCGCGGGGAGTTCGCCGTCCAGCGGTGCGACGCCTGCGGGACGCCCCGCCTGCCCGCCCGGGCGTTCTGCCCGGCCTGCCGTACGGAGGGCTGGCACTGGGAGGCGGCCGAGCCGGTGGGGACGGTGGAGAGCTGGATCGTCAACCGCCGGGCGTTCGCGCCGGGGATGGCGGTGCCGTACGTGGTGGTCATGGTCCGGCCGGACGCGGTGCCCGGCTGCCTGCTGCACGGGAGCTGGCACGCCGCCCGCGAGCCGGTGGGCGGTGAACGGGTGCGAGGCGTCTTCGTGCCGGTGCGCGACGGACCGGCGCTGATCGGTTGGGAGCCGGTCGTGCGATGA
- a CDS encoding copper homeostasis protein CutC — protein MTGSLLEVIALDVRDAVAAEQGGADRLEVVTDMAADGLSPTPETVAAIAAECPLPQMVMLRIDVSFTADAAVLDRLSREAKALAQAGAAGFVFGFLDGAGTVDLAATEALIHAVSPLPWTFHRAVDHAGDVQAAWRAVRLLPNLATVLTAGAPTGVGDGLPVLKTRAEAGDASIILAGGGLLPQYVPALLDYGVRAFHVGSAVRTSWSEPVDWGLVRRWRTLVDRD, from the coding sequence ATGACCGGTTCCCTCCTTGAGGTGATCGCGCTGGACGTGCGCGACGCCGTGGCCGCCGAACAGGGCGGCGCCGACCGCCTGGAGGTCGTCACCGACATGGCGGCCGACGGGCTGTCCCCCACGCCGGAAACGGTCGCCGCGATCGCCGCCGAGTGCCCGCTGCCGCAGATGGTGATGCTCCGCATCGACGTCTCGTTCACCGCCGACGCCGCCGTGCTCGACCGGCTGAGCCGCGAGGCGAAGGCGCTCGCGCAGGCCGGGGCGGCGGGGTTCGTCTTCGGGTTCCTCGACGGGGCCGGCACGGTCGACCTGGCCGCCACCGAGGCGCTCATCCACGCCGTGTCGCCGCTGCCGTGGACGTTCCACCGGGCCGTCGACCACGCGGGCGACGTCCAGGCGGCCTGGCGCGCCGTGCGCCTGCTGCCCAACCTGGCCACCGTCCTCACCGCGGGCGCGCCCACCGGCGTCGGCGACGGCCTGCCCGTGCTCAAGACCCGCGCCGAGGCCGGGGACGCGTCGATCATCCTGGCGGGCGGCGGGCTCCTGCCGCAGTACGTGCCCGCCCTGCTCGACTACGGGGTCCGGGCCTTCCACGTCGGCTCGGCCGTCCGTACGAGCTGGTCGGAGCCGGTCGACTGGGGCCTCGTCCGCCGCTGGCGCACCCTCGTCGACCGCGATTGA
- a CDS encoding FAD-dependent oxidoreductase produces the protein MGLRVAVIGSGPAGIYTAEALVKQSPEPVEVDVLERLPTPYGLVRYGVAPDHTSIKSIANYLRRVLELPQVRFLGGVTLGEHVSAAELLGAYDAVVYATGAMVDRRLGIPGEDLPGSVAATDFVNWYCGHPDVEPSRFVLDSPEVAVIGVGNVAVDVVRVLAKTAEELSATDVPHDVLERLGQSQVKAIHMIGRRGPQHAKFTLKELRELGELANADVCVRPEEAVVLGGDYPRQVRGNLDVLRSWAQRAPSGRPRRLDVRFWLRPVEIIGAERVEGLRLERTRLTPEGRVAGTGEFETLPVGMVLRSVGYQSVPLPGVPFSRETMTVPNEAGRVREREYVAGWLKRGPTGVIGTNKSDAAETVRTLLSDLAGREPARHADLDELLARRGVRPVTYDDWLAIEAAEAELARSLGRGERVKLTGLEAMLRACRPRP, from the coding sequence GTGGGTCTGCGCGTGGCGGTGATCGGGTCGGGTCCTGCCGGGATCTACACGGCCGAGGCTCTGGTCAAGCAGTCGCCCGAGCCGGTCGAGGTGGACGTGCTCGAACGCCTGCCCACCCCGTACGGGCTGGTCAGATACGGTGTGGCGCCCGACCACACGTCGATCAAGTCCATCGCCAACTACCTGCGCCGCGTGCTGGAGCTGCCCCAGGTGCGCTTCCTCGGCGGCGTCACGCTCGGCGAGCACGTGTCGGCCGCTGAGCTGCTGGGCGCCTACGACGCCGTCGTCTACGCCACGGGCGCGATGGTGGACCGCAGGCTCGGCATCCCCGGCGAGGACCTGCCGGGCAGCGTGGCGGCGACCGACTTCGTCAACTGGTACTGCGGCCACCCCGACGTGGAGCCGTCCCGGTTCGTGCTCGACAGCCCCGAGGTCGCGGTCATCGGGGTCGGCAACGTGGCCGTCGACGTGGTGCGGGTGCTGGCCAAGACGGCCGAGGAGCTGAGCGCCACCGACGTGCCGCACGACGTGCTCGAACGGCTCGGCCAGAGCCAGGTCAAGGCCATCCACATGATCGGCCGCCGGGGGCCGCAGCACGCCAAGTTCACCCTGAAGGAACTGCGTGAGCTGGGCGAGCTGGCCAACGCCGACGTCTGCGTGCGCCCGGAGGAGGCCGTCGTGCTCGGCGGCGACTATCCGCGGCAGGTGCGCGGCAACCTGGACGTGCTGCGGTCGTGGGCGCAGCGCGCCCCGTCCGGCCGGCCGCGCCGCCTGGACGTGCGCTTCTGGCTGCGCCCGGTGGAGATCATCGGCGCCGAGCGGGTGGAGGGCCTGCGCCTCGAACGCACCCGCCTGACCCCCGAGGGGCGCGTGGCCGGCACCGGCGAGTTCGAGACGCTGCCGGTCGGGATGGTGCTGCGATCGGTGGGCTACCAGAGCGTTCCGCTGCCGGGCGTGCCGTTCTCGCGGGAGACGATGACGGTGCCGAACGAGGCGGGCCGGGTGCGCGAGCGCGAGTACGTCGCCGGCTGGCTCAAGCGCGGGCCCACCGGCGTGATCGGCACCAACAAGTCCGACGCGGCGGAGACGGTCCGCACGCTGCTGTCCGACCTCGCCGGCCGGGAGCCGGCCCGGCACGCGGACCTCGACGAGCTGCTGGCCCGGCGCGGGGTGCGGCCGGTGACCTACGACGACTGGCTGGCGATCGAGGCGGCCGAGGCGGAGCTGGCCAGGTCGCTGGGCCGGGGCGAACGGGTCAAGCTGACCGGCCTGGAGGCCATGCTGCGCGCCTGCCGTCCCCGCCCCTAG
- a CDS encoding LLM class flavin-dependent oxidoreductase, which produces MTSLRISLGYELEVRGRTREVEQQAFQNVIDQVVLGDRLGFDTAWFVEHHFTRGFSHSSAPDLVLAAASQRTERIHLGLGVVLLPFQSPIRTAERVATLDVISGGRVEFGTGRGASPLEYQAFQRPFEKSRQIWEDSLEATLAIWQADGEPVSRSNEFFEIPDVAVYPRPAQRPHPPVWVASTSLEGYLAAARHGYNLLGMTMLKGIDDVASDIARYRQALAEAGFDPATRRVALMIPWFVAPTREEATATAADAVLWYIRRQVNLVTPPDYYDARHATHRVLGQLAAGMPPEEAMATLREHLMVVVDDVAGSRKALARIAEAGATDLILQCQVGGLAHQRVCASMELFMAEVAA; this is translated from the coding sequence AGGCGTTCCAGAACGTGATCGACCAGGTCGTGCTGGGCGATCGGCTGGGTTTCGACACCGCGTGGTTCGTGGAGCACCACTTCACCCGCGGCTTCTCCCACTCCTCCGCACCCGACCTGGTGCTCGCGGCCGCCTCCCAGCGGACCGAACGCATCCACCTGGGGCTCGGCGTGGTGCTGCTGCCGTTCCAGTCGCCGATCCGCACCGCCGAGCGGGTCGCCACGCTGGACGTGATCAGCGGCGGCCGGGTGGAGTTCGGCACCGGGCGGGGCGCATCACCGCTGGAGTACCAGGCGTTCCAGCGGCCGTTCGAGAAGTCGCGGCAGATCTGGGAGGACTCGCTGGAGGCGACGCTGGCCATCTGGCAGGCCGACGGCGAGCCGGTCAGCCGCTCGAACGAGTTCTTCGAGATCCCCGACGTGGCCGTCTACCCCCGCCCGGCGCAACGGCCGCACCCGCCCGTGTGGGTGGCGTCCACCTCGCTGGAGGGCTACCTCGCGGCGGCCCGGCACGGCTACAACCTGCTCGGCATGACGATGCTCAAGGGCATCGACGACGTGGCGTCCGACATCGCCCGCTACCGTCAGGCGCTGGCCGAGGCCGGCTTCGATCCGGCCACCCGGCGGGTGGCGCTGATGATCCCGTGGTTCGTCGCGCCCACCCGGGAGGAGGCCACCGCGACGGCCGCCGACGCCGTCCTGTGGTACATCCGCCGCCAGGTCAACCTGGTCACCCCGCCCGACTACTACGACGCCCGGCACGCCACCCACCGGGTGCTGGGCCAGCTCGCGGCCGGCATGCCGCCGGAGGAGGCGATGGCGACGCTGCGCGAGCACCTGATGGTCGTGGTGGACGACGTGGCGGGCTCGCGCAAGGCGCTGGCCCGCATCGCGGAGGCGGGGGCCACGGACCTGATCCTGCAGTGCCAGGTGGGCGGGCTGGCGCACCAGCGGGTGTGCGCGTCGATGGAGCTGTTCATGGCCGAGGTCGCGGCGTGA
- a CDS encoding thiolase C-terminal domain-containing protein, with translation MLEFRDRTAIAGVGYTPFGKDSGVSTLTLACRAVMAALDDAGLGPDDVDGLATHRVGDSAAPSLVGPALGIDDPHWHLDQFGGGSVSHAVVAQAALAVATGMAETVVCYRAINARSEFRMGGTGRALPVSPEVQYQAPYGYVAPPQQFAMYARAHMLKYGTKAEHFGQLAVTQRANAAKNPRALMRTPITLDDYLASRWIAEPFRLLDCCLETDGACALVITSAERARDLRRPPVLVSAAAWGGGQSHLSGGPSDPTTTAAAALAPRLYGQAGLGPADIDVAQLYDCFTYSVIVQVEDYGFCPKGEGGPFVASGATALDGTLPVNTHGGFLSEGYVHGVNHIAEAVSQLRGDAGDRQVHGAEVALSTAQPGYVLPATSALILRRG, from the coding sequence TTGCTTGAATTCAGGGATCGTACGGCGATCGCCGGCGTGGGCTACACCCCGTTCGGCAAGGACTCCGGCGTGAGCACGCTGACGCTGGCCTGCCGGGCCGTCATGGCGGCCCTGGACGACGCCGGGCTGGGCCCGGACGACGTGGACGGCCTGGCCACCCACCGGGTCGGCGACTCGGCGGCCCCCTCCCTGGTCGGCCCCGCCCTGGGCATCGACGACCCGCACTGGCACCTGGACCAGTTCGGCGGGGGCAGCGTCTCGCACGCCGTCGTCGCCCAGGCGGCGCTGGCGGTCGCGACGGGCATGGCGGAGACGGTCGTCTGCTACCGGGCGATCAACGCGCGCTCGGAGTTCCGGATGGGCGGCACCGGCCGGGCCCTGCCGGTGAGCCCGGAGGTGCAGTACCAGGCCCCGTACGGGTACGTGGCGCCCCCGCAGCAGTTCGCGATGTACGCCCGCGCGCACATGCTGAAATATGGGACGAAAGCCGAGCATTTCGGACAGCTCGCGGTGACCCAGCGCGCGAACGCCGCGAAGAACCCCCGCGCCCTCATGCGCACCCCCATCACCCTGGACGACTACCTCGCCAGCAGGTGGATCGCCGAGCCGTTCCGGCTGCTCGACTGCTGCCTGGAGACGGACGGCGCGTGCGCGCTCGTCATCACCTCCGCCGAGCGCGCCCGCGACCTGCGCCGCCCGCCGGTGCTCGTCTCGGCCGCCGCCTGGGGCGGCGGGCAGTCGCACCTGTCGGGCGGGCCGTCCGACCCGACGACCACGGCCGCCGCCGCCCTGGCCCCCCGCCTGTACGGCCAGGCCGGGCTCGGTCCCGCCGACATCGACGTGGCGCAGCTCTACGACTGCTTCACCTACTCGGTGATCGTGCAGGTGGAGGACTACGGCTTCTGTCCCAAGGGCGAGGGCGGCCCGTTCGTGGCCTCCGGCGCCACCGCCCTGGACGGGACGCTGCCGGTCAACACCCACGGAGGCTTTCTGTCCGAGGGCTACGTCCACGGCGTGAACCACATCGCCGAGGCCGTCTCGCAACTGCGTGGCGACGCGGGCGACCGGCAGGTGCACGGCGCCGAGGTCGCCCTCTCGACGGCGCAGCCCGGCTACGTCCTGCCCGCCACCTCGGCGCTGATCCTCAGAAGGGGCTGA
- a CDS encoding acyl-CoA dehydrogenase family protein encodes MSLREQARAWLAENLTGEFAGARGLGGPGREHEGHELRLAWERHLGKAGWTCLAWPERYGGRAASLEDQVAFHEEYARADAPARVGHIGEGLVGPTILEFGTEEQRARFLPPIQRGEELWCQGYSEPDAGSDLAAVRTRAHLEGGRWVVTGQKVWTSLAHLADWCFVLCRTEPGSQRHRGLSYLLVPMRQPGVEVRPIVQMTGTSEFNEVFFDGAVTAAGDILGEPGDGWRVAMATLGHERGASTLGQQIGFRRELDRVIETARRTGAVSDPVLRDRLVRAWLELEIMRLNALRALRPDPGPEASIGKLYWSEWHRRLGELAQAVQGRAGLVARDGELDDLQRLYLFSRADTIYAGSSEIQRNIIAERTLGLPRQ; translated from the coding sequence TTGAGCCTGCGCGAACAGGCGCGGGCATGGCTGGCGGAGAACCTGACGGGCGAGTTCGCCGGTGCCCGCGGCCTGGGCGGGCCCGGCCGCGAGCACGAAGGACACGAGCTCCGGCTGGCCTGGGAGCGCCACCTCGGCAAGGCGGGCTGGACCTGCCTGGCCTGGCCCGAGCGGTACGGCGGGCGCGCCGCCTCCCTGGAGGACCAGGTGGCCTTCCACGAGGAGTACGCCCGGGCCGACGCCCCCGCCCGGGTGGGCCACATCGGCGAGGGACTGGTCGGGCCGACGATCCTGGAGTTCGGCACCGAGGAGCAGCGGGCCCGCTTCCTGCCGCCGATCCAGCGGGGCGAGGAGCTGTGGTGCCAGGGCTACTCCGAGCCGGACGCCGGGTCCGACCTGGCCGCGGTGCGCACCAGGGCGCACCTGGAGGGCGGCCGGTGGGTGGTCACCGGACAGAAGGTGTGGACGTCCCTCGCCCACCTGGCCGACTGGTGCTTCGTGCTGTGCCGGACCGAGCCGGGCTCCCAGCGGCACCGGGGCCTGTCCTACCTGCTGGTGCCGATGCGGCAGCCCGGCGTCGAGGTGCGGCCGATCGTGCAGATGACCGGCACCTCGGAGTTCAACGAGGTGTTCTTCGACGGCGCCGTCACCGCCGCCGGCGACATCCTGGGCGAGCCGGGCGACGGGTGGCGGGTGGCGATGGCCACGCTCGGCCACGAGCGGGGCGCGTCCACGCTCGGCCAGCAGATCGGCTTCCGCCGCGAGCTGGACAGGGTGATCGAGACGGCCCGGCGCACCGGCGCCGTGAGCGACCCCGTGCTGCGCGACCGGCTGGTCAGGGCGTGGCTGGAGCTGGAGATCATGCGGCTGAACGCGCTGCGCGCCCTGCGGCCCGACCCCGGCCCCGAGGCGTCGATCGGCAAGCTCTACTGGTCGGAGTGGCATCGCCGGCTCGGCGAGCTGGCCCAGGCCGTCCAGGGCCGGGCCGGGCTGGTCGCCCGGGACGGCGAGCTGGACGACCTGCAGCGCCTCTACCTCTTCAGCCGCGCGGACACGATCTACGCCGGGTCGAGCGAGATCCAGCGCAACATCATCGCCGAACGCACGCTGGGGCTGCCCCGGCAGTGA
- a CDS encoding GNAT family N-acetyltransferase, with translation MHLDTLLHPLALRRAEPADLPGVLTLLAEAAEWLHGRGVRQWPRGGFGPERIEPLIEERVLYLLDDELAHLDPDVDAANWRRPIATIAIDGHADPEFWTPGDSPDAALYVHKLAVARPWAGHGLGDALLDWAGGTAYATGRPWLRLDCAKDNRGLQAYYRRRGFRHVRTVDLPHRASGALFERPADDTLVTAFRDLTVPALIGA, from the coding sequence ATGCACCTCGACACCCTCCTCCACCCGCTCGCACTCCGCCGCGCCGAGCCCGCCGACCTGCCGGGCGTCCTCACCCTCCTCGCCGAGGCCGCCGAATGGCTGCACGGCCGGGGCGTCCGCCAGTGGCCCCGGGGCGGCTTCGGCCCCGAGCGCATCGAGCCGCTCATCGAGGAGCGCGTGCTCTACCTGCTCGACGACGAGCTCGCCCACCTCGACCCCGACGTGGACGCCGCGAACTGGCGCCGGCCCATCGCGACCATCGCCATCGACGGCCACGCCGACCCCGAGTTCTGGACCCCCGGCGACAGTCCCGACGCCGCCCTGTACGTCCACAAGCTCGCCGTCGCCCGCCCCTGGGCCGGTCACGGTCTGGGGGACGCCCTGCTCGACTGGGCGGGCGGCACCGCCTACGCCACCGGCCGCCCGTGGCTCCGCCTCGACTGCGCCAAGGACAACCGGGGCCTGCAGGCCTACTACCGCCGCCGCGGTTTCCGGCACGTCCGCACGGTCGACCTCCCGCACCGCGCCTCCGGCGCCCTCTTCGAGCGCCCCGCCGACGACACCCTCGTCACCGCCTTCCGCGACCTCACCGTCCCCGCCCTCATCGGCGCCTGA
- a CDS encoding AMP-binding protein: protein MRAVDPVPDWGTLPRMLLDQAARHPEAVVIDDDGARTTLRDLLAAARRTAAGLVALGVAPGDRVAIWGVNDPTWVVRAFGVWLAGGIVVPLSARCKGLEAAGVLGRTGVEVLLTGDGPPDAVLADLLPPVPGLRHVVVPGHVGSGGPRLAASELLAAGAAAAGAVEERALAVRPDDLCEIMSTSGTTGTPKGVMLDHAQVLRGYWDWAEIVTLGEGDRYPVIAPFSHGFGLNAGLVACVLRRATMLPVRVFSPGTLMALVSAGGASVLAGPPTLFHRLLEELDRGAPEVTSLRVAICGAAAVPPSLITRLVERVGLERMINAYGLMEGTVVAMTRAGDPVEVVAATAGRPVPGIEVRIVDDDGKDVPAGERGEILQRGYGVMRGYWDEPGRTAEVVDEDGWLHTGDVGVLDEAGNLAVVDRKKDLYIVNGFNVSPAEVEALLLREGSLAQVAVVGVPDAVSGEAGWAYVVPGEGASVAVPGLLAWARANMSGFKVPKRVVVVDALPVNANGKVDKPALRAAAMGET, encoded by the coding sequence GTGAGAGCCGTGGACCCGGTGCCGGACTGGGGGACGCTCCCCCGCATGCTGCTCGACCAGGCCGCACGGCACCCCGAGGCGGTCGTGATCGACGACGACGGCGCCCGCACGACCCTGCGCGACCTGCTGGCCGCCGCCAGACGGACGGCGGCCGGGCTCGTCGCGCTGGGCGTCGCCCCCGGCGACCGGGTGGCGATCTGGGGCGTGAACGACCCGACATGGGTGGTCCGCGCCTTCGGCGTCTGGCTCGCCGGCGGCATCGTGGTGCCGCTGTCGGCCCGCTGCAAGGGTCTTGAGGCCGCCGGCGTGCTCGGCAGGACCGGTGTGGAGGTGCTGCTCACCGGCGACGGGCCGCCGGACGCCGTGCTCGCGGACCTGCTGCCGCCGGTGCCGGGGCTGCGCCACGTGGTCGTCCCCGGCCACGTCGGCTCCGGCGGCCCGCGCCTGGCAGCCTCGGAGCTCCTGGCGGCGGGGGCGGCGGCCGCCGGAGCCGTCGAGGAGCGGGCCCTCGCCGTACGGCCGGACGACCTGTGCGAGATCATGTCCACCTCCGGCACCACCGGCACGCCCAAGGGCGTCATGCTGGACCACGCCCAGGTGCTGCGCGGCTACTGGGACTGGGCCGAGATCGTCACCCTCGGCGAGGGCGACCGCTATCCGGTCATCGCGCCGTTCAGCCACGGGTTCGGGCTGAACGCCGGGCTCGTCGCCTGCGTGCTGCGGCGGGCCACCATGCTGCCCGTCCGGGTGTTCTCGCCCGGCACGCTGATGGCGCTCGTCTCCGCCGGCGGGGCGAGCGTGCTGGCCGGGCCGCCCACGCTGTTCCACCGGCTGCTGGAGGAGCTGGACCGGGGCGCGCCGGAGGTGACCTCGCTGCGCGTGGCCATCTGCGGCGCCGCCGCCGTGCCGCCGTCGCTGATCACCAGGCTGGTGGAACGGGTCGGCCTGGAACGGATGATCAATGCGTACGGCCTGATGGAGGGCACGGTCGTCGCCATGACCAGGGCCGGCGACCCCGTCGAGGTGGTGGCCGCCACGGCCGGCAGGCCGGTGCCGGGCATCGAGGTGCGGATCGTGGACGACGACGGCAAGGACGTGCCGGCCGGGGAGCGGGGCGAGATCCTGCAGCGCGGCTACGGGGTGATGCGCGGCTACTGGGACGAACCCGGCAGGACGGCCGAGGTCGTCGACGAGGACGGGTGGCTGCACACGGGCGACGTCGGCGTTCTCGACGAGGCCGGGAACCTCGCCGTCGTGGACCGCAAGAAGGACCTGTACATCGTCAACGGCTTCAACGTCTCCCCCGCCGAGGTGGAGGCCCTGCTGCTGCGCGAGGGCTCGCTCGCCCAGGTCGCGGTCGTGGGGGTGCCCGACGCGGTCTCCGGCGAGGCCGGGTGGGCGTACGTGGTGCCGGGGGAAGGGGCGAGCGTGGCCGTGCCGGGGCTGCTGGCCTGGGCGAGGGCCAACATGTCCGGCTTCAAGGTGCCCAAGCGCGTCGTGGTGGTGGACGCGCTGCCCGTGAACGCCAACGGCAAGGTCGACAAGCCGGCTCTGCGCGCCGCCGCGATGGGCGAGACATAA